From a region of the Danaus plexippus chromosome 8, MEX_DaPlex, whole genome shotgun sequence genome:
- the LOC116774992 gene encoding sodium-independent sulfate anion transporter-like, which produces MSSPSKQRYKKQTWCKRLLHKRLPITKWLSEYNSEKALADFIAGVTVGLTVIPQALAYATLAGLPPQYGLYSSFMGCFVYILFGSCKDITLGPTALLALMTYEQIQGRNFDYAVLLCFLTGVVQLAMGILHLGVLIDFISVPVTVGFTSATSVIIAVSQLKGLLGLQFKSRGFLDTLKKVFQNLPNAKLADSTLGVSCIVILLLMRKMKDLNLGQERKGLKKALWLLSTSRNAIIVLLCSLMAFAWEKYSESPFKLTGTVKEGLPLWSMPPFATSYGGTNVTFIDMCSDLGSSIILVPIIGVLGNVAIAKAFASGESVDATQELITLSLSNILGSFVSAMPITGSFSRSAVNHASGVCTQFGSVYTGILVLLALSLLTPYFYFIPKASLAAVVICAVVFMIEYEVVKPMWRSRRADLVPAFATFAVCLVVGVEIGIVAGVLLNVLLLLYPSARPQMEAEIVTNSSGSNYLLITVGNSLYFPGVEYIRQYVSRAAKKQGGCSMPVVIDCRYVLGADFTAAKGICALSNSLASRGQPLVLLAPRQCVADVFIGAGSSVVVVMTANELDDTLQDLTNQIALKDINGKEKKITPPPSYNTLTQMGDEVEVIISDSNNLPLLSNRHKTVSDEVNDT; this is translated from the exons ATGTCTTCACCGTCCAAACAACGCTATAAAAAGCAAACGTGGTGCAAGCGATTGTTACATAAGAGGCTTCCAATCACAAAATGGCTGTCTGAATATAATTCCGAAAAGGCACTCGCTGACTTCATAGCTGGTGTGACAGTGGGGTTAACTGTGATACCACAAGCTTTGGCGTACGCGACCCTCGCTGGCCTTCCCCCACAG TACGGCCTCTACTCGTCGTTTATGGgatgttttgtatatattttatttggttcaTGCAAAGATATAACTCTGGGACCAACAGCGCTCCTGGCGCTCATGACATATGAACAAATACAGGGTAGAAACTTCGACTACGCTGTGCTTCTGTGTTTCCTAACAGGAGTTGTACAGCTGGCGATGGGAATATTGCATTTAG GTGTTCTAATAGATTTCATATCAGTCCCAGTGACGGTAGGTTTCACTTCAGCAACATCAGTTATAATAGCTGTGTCGCAACTCAAAGGACTTTTGGGACTACAATTTAAGTCGAGAGGATTTTTAGACACATTGAAAAAG gtatTTCAAAACTTACCGAATGCTAAATTAGCTGATAGTACGTTAGGTGTATCGTGCATagttatactattattaatgaGG aaaatgaaagatttaaatttggGGCAAGAGCGAAAAGGTTTGAAGAAAGCTTTATGGCTATTATCAACTTCGCGGAACGCTATCATCGTGCTCCTTTGCTCTTTAATGGCTTTCGCATGGGAAAAGTATTCAGAATCTCCGTTCAAACTCACTGGCACCGTCAA AGAGGGCTTGCCGCTATGGTCCATGCCGCCGTTCGCTACATCATACGGGGGCACAAACGTTACCTTTATTGATATGTGCTCAGACCTCGGCTCGTCGATAATACTGGTACCCATTATAGGAGTACTTGGAAACGTCGCTATAGCTAAGGCATTTG CTAGCGGTGAATCCGTAGACGCTACGCAGGAACTTATAACCCTCTCACTATCCAATATACTCGGTTCATTTGTGAGCGCGATGCCAATAACCGGCTCGTTTTCACGAAGCGCTGTGAACCATGCTAGTGGAGTTTGTACACAATTTGGCAGTGTTTATACAG GTATTTTAGTTCTTCTAGCACTGAGTCTTTTGACgccttatttctattttattccgAAAGCCTCGCTCGCCGCTGTCGTGATATGTGCTGTGGTTTTCATGATTGAGTACGAG GTCGTGAAGCCTATGTGGCGCTCACGCCGGGCGGATCTTGTGCCAGCGTTCGCTACGTTCGCTGTGTGTTTGGTTGTTGGAGTTGAAATCGGTATAGTGGCTGGGGTTCTGTTGAACGTGTTACTACTCTTGTACCCCAGCGCCAGACCGCAGATGGAAGCCGAAATTGTTacg AACTCGTCCGGATCTAACTACTTATTGATAACAGTGGGCAATAGTCTTTACTTCCCTGGCGTGGAATACATAAGACAGTACGTGAGCCGCGCCGCGAAGAAGCAGGGAGGCTGCAGCATGCCCGTTGTCATCGACTGCAGATATGTACTTG gtgCAGACTTTACTGCCGCTAAGGGTATCTGTGCGTTGTCAAATTCGTTAGCATCACGCGGCCAGCCGCTAGTACTGTTAGCGCCAAGACAATGTGTCGCAGACGTCTTCATAGGCGCCGGTTCGAGTGTTGTCGTGGTGATGACGGCCAATGAATTGGACGATACATTACAAG ATTTAACAAATCAAATAGCCCTGAAGGACATCAATGggaaagagaaaaaaataacccCTCCGCCTTCATACAACACCCTCACACAGATGGGTGACGAAGTTGAAGTCATTATATCAGACAGTAATAACCTTCCATTACTGAGCAATCGTCATAAAACAGTGTCCGATGAGGTCAATGACACGTGa
- the LOC116775019 gene encoding germ cell nuclear acidic protein isoform X1: MRLSLLLAAVCCLVLSAYASPITRPDDEQKEVGRQSAAPPAAQPAATDDDDDDDDDDDDVDLDDPLSDDDDDDDDDDDDDDEADEEGEDDEDDDYLERFFDDILGGGEDDDDDDESTGVQSVVASADTSPAAPAPAAPVEEAAAVSEEAEVSEAGEAAVEGDEQEGAQKEPASAEVEAPVAASSETVANADADDDEEEEEDIADAFDGEEDDDDDEEDDEDEDEDDDISEVLSRKSSKQARALEEEPPKKPAPVPAIYIVKYNRFVDSILEKMNDILKRSYDPVNVKLQPIDANKKTTKPKKNMTKTNKSRTSNKKKNSGRGGITNKMAENVTNQIEQKNEIENAVTKDEIIANENIEQMAIESRASKNPNSKAKATTAKPKPNKTTKPKAKPKPPPKTTTKKPAIKNKVKTSEKSKPRAKGTLYGLSTLRRSGDVAVSIMSNHTTIKSNFAVGPLILRVEKEVGRKKEIKSATATTAEMLGKLTLRVNNQGVATLHSIKVLQPKQVRVESNHERTRELVWQRSARIAHVVSEKLRSASKPMFFHQSVVRQ; encoded by the exons ATGAGGTTGTCGTTGTTGTTAGCGGCGGTATGCTGCTTAGTGTTGTCGGCTTATGCGAGCCCTATCACACGGCCTGATGATGAGCAAAAGGAGGTAGGCAGACAATCCGCTGCACCACCTGCTGCACAACCAGCGGCAAcagacgatgatgatgatgacgatgaCGACGATGACGATGTCGATCTCGACGACCCATTATCag acgacgacgatgatgatgacgatgatgacgatgatgaCGACGAGGCTGATGAGGAGGGTGAAGATGATGAGGATGACGACTATTTGGAAAGATTCTTCGATGATATCTTAGGAG gAGGAGAAGACgatgacgatgatgatgaatcTACAGGAGTACAATCTGTAGTCGCTAGTGCTGATACCTCCCCTGCCGCACCAGCTCCAGCCGCTCCTGTTGAAGAAGCTGCAGCTGTTTCTGAAGAAGCCGAAGTTTCAGAAGCTGGAGAAGCTGCTGTCGAGGGTGATGAACAAGAAGGTGCACAGAAAGAGCCAGCTAGTGCTGAGGTAGAAGCTCCCGTTGCTGCTAGCTCGGAAACTGTTGCTAACGCTGATGCCGATGATGATGAAGAGGAGGAGGAAGATATCGCTGATGCTTTTGATGGTGAAgaggatgatgatgatgatgaagagGATGATGAAGATGAGGATGAAGATGATGATATCTCCGAAGTTCTCAGCAGGAAGAGTTCGAAACAAGCAC GTGCTTTAGAAGAAGAACCCCCAAAGAAGCCTGCCCCAGTTCCAGCAATTTATATTGTGAAGTATAATAGGTTTGTGGATAGTATTCTTGAAAAAATGAATGATATCTTGAAGCGTTCTTATGACCCTGTCAACGTGAAACTCCAACCCATTGATGCTAATAAGAAAACCACAAAACCGAAGAAGAATATGACAAAGACAAATAAAAG cagaacatcaaataaaaagaagaaCTCTGGTCGTGGTggaattactaataaaatggCTGAAAATGTGACAAACCAAATAGAACAGAAAAATGAGATTGAAAACGCTGTCACTAAAGACGAAATCAttgcaaatgaaaatatagaaCAAATGGCCATCGAGTCAAGAGCTTCGAAAAATCCTAACAGTAAAGCAAAAGCAACCACTGCAAAACCAAAACCTAATAAGACTACGAAGCCAAAGGCGAAACCTAAACCACCACCAAAAACAACGACAAAGAAGCCAGccattaaaaacaaagtgaAAACCAGCGAAAAGAGCAAACCCAGAGCCAAGGGGACACTCTACGGACTCTCGACTTTAAGAAGAAGTGGTGATGTTGCAGTTAGCATCATGTCTAACCACACaactattaaaagtaatttcgcCGTAGGACCGCTTATATTGAGAGTTGAAAAAGag gtCGGACGGAAGAAGGAAATCAAATCAGCTACAGCAACAACAGCCGAAATGTTGGGAAAACTAACATTGAGAGTTAACAATCAAGGCGTTGCAACTTTACATTCCATCAAAGTCCTGCAACCTAAACAG GTTCGAGTGGAAAGCAATCATGAGAGGACGAGGGAGTTAGTTTGGCAGCGTAGCGCCAGAATCGCGCATGTAGTGTCTGAAAAACTGAGATCGGCTTCCAAGCCAATGTTTTTTCACCAAAGCGTCGTGAGGCAGTGA
- the LOC116775019 gene encoding germ cell nuclear acidic protein isoform X2, whose amino-acid sequence MRLSLLLAAVCCLVLSAYASPITRPDDEQKEVGRQSAAPPAAQPAATDDDDDDDDDDDDVDLDDPLSDDDDDDDDDDDDDDEADEEGEDDEDDDYLERFFDDILGGGEDDDDDDESTGVQSVVASADTSPAAPAPAAPVEEAAAVSEEAEVSEAGEAAVEGDEQEGAQKEPASAEVEAPVAASSETVANADADDDEEEEEDIADAFDGEEDDDDDEEDDEDEDEDDDISEVLSRKSSKQARALEEEPPKKPAPVPAIYIVKYNRFVDSILEKMNDILKRSYDPVNVKLQPIDANKKTTKPKKNMTKTNKRTSNKKKNSGRGGITNKMAENVTNQIEQKNEIENAVTKDEIIANENIEQMAIESRASKNPNSKAKATTAKPKPNKTTKPKAKPKPPPKTTTKKPAIKNKVKTSEKSKPRAKGTLYGLSTLRRSGDVAVSIMSNHTTIKSNFAVGPLILRVEKEVGRKKEIKSATATTAEMLGKLTLRVNNQGVATLHSIKVLQPKQVRVESNHERTRELVWQRSARIAHVVSEKLRSASKPMFFHQSVVRQ is encoded by the exons ATGAGGTTGTCGTTGTTGTTAGCGGCGGTATGCTGCTTAGTGTTGTCGGCTTATGCGAGCCCTATCACACGGCCTGATGATGAGCAAAAGGAGGTAGGCAGACAATCCGCTGCACCACCTGCTGCACAACCAGCGGCAAcagacgatgatgatgatgacgatgaCGACGATGACGATGTCGATCTCGACGACCCATTATCag acgacgacgatgatgatgacgatgatgacgatgatgaCGACGAGGCTGATGAGGAGGGTGAAGATGATGAGGATGACGACTATTTGGAAAGATTCTTCGATGATATCTTAGGAG gAGGAGAAGACgatgacgatgatgatgaatcTACAGGAGTACAATCTGTAGTCGCTAGTGCTGATACCTCCCCTGCCGCACCAGCTCCAGCCGCTCCTGTTGAAGAAGCTGCAGCTGTTTCTGAAGAAGCCGAAGTTTCAGAAGCTGGAGAAGCTGCTGTCGAGGGTGATGAACAAGAAGGTGCACAGAAAGAGCCAGCTAGTGCTGAGGTAGAAGCTCCCGTTGCTGCTAGCTCGGAAACTGTTGCTAACGCTGATGCCGATGATGATGAAGAGGAGGAGGAAGATATCGCTGATGCTTTTGATGGTGAAgaggatgatgatgatgatgaagagGATGATGAAGATGAGGATGAAGATGATGATATCTCCGAAGTTCTCAGCAGGAAGAGTTCGAAACAAGCAC GTGCTTTAGAAGAAGAACCCCCAAAGAAGCCTGCCCCAGTTCCAGCAATTTATATTGTGAAGTATAATAGGTTTGTGGATAGTATTCTTGAAAAAATGAATGATATCTTGAAGCGTTCTTATGACCCTGTCAACGTGAAACTCCAACCCATTGATGCTAATAAGAAAACCACAAAACCGAAGAAGAATATGACAAAGACAAATAAAAG aacatcaaataaaaagaagaaCTCTGGTCGTGGTggaattactaataaaatggCTGAAAATGTGACAAACCAAATAGAACAGAAAAATGAGATTGAAAACGCTGTCACTAAAGACGAAATCAttgcaaatgaaaatatagaaCAAATGGCCATCGAGTCAAGAGCTTCGAAAAATCCTAACAGTAAAGCAAAAGCAACCACTGCAAAACCAAAACCTAATAAGACTACGAAGCCAAAGGCGAAACCTAAACCACCACCAAAAACAACGACAAAGAAGCCAGccattaaaaacaaagtgaAAACCAGCGAAAAGAGCAAACCCAGAGCCAAGGGGACACTCTACGGACTCTCGACTTTAAGAAGAAGTGGTGATGTTGCAGTTAGCATCATGTCTAACCACACaactattaaaagtaatttcgcCGTAGGACCGCTTATATTGAGAGTTGAAAAAGag gtCGGACGGAAGAAGGAAATCAAATCAGCTACAGCAACAACAGCCGAAATGTTGGGAAAACTAACATTGAGAGTTAACAATCAAGGCGTTGCAACTTTACATTCCATCAAAGTCCTGCAACCTAAACAG GTTCGAGTGGAAAGCAATCATGAGAGGACGAGGGAGTTAGTTTGGCAGCGTAGCGCCAGAATCGCGCATGTAGTGTCTGAAAAACTGAGATCGGCTTCCAAGCCAATGTTTTTTCACCAAAGCGTCGTGAGGCAGTGA